The Sediminitomix flava genome includes a window with the following:
- a CDS encoding PorP/SprF family type IX secretion system membrane protein: MLKILLSLLCYFQKVEVCAQDVQLTQANASPLYLNPALTGSNYDMRAAVSYRNQWVGLPANFQTYLASFDYFHEKSRMSVGSLIIQDQRFDSGNKRLTELSLISSASYLLEINKDLHLSVGLQVGVIQGSLDFYGFIFSDQLDDKGITGPSLENLPSTNVFNPDVNAGILLFNKQYWFGFSAYHLTTPNISFLSEGGITKPIRYNLNAGYVIPLKYNKRYGVPNLKNYNVTVTGLYQREGNAQQFTIGGYYTNMPIIVGFWYRGMPFLKNASDYEQINHDAVAFLFGLRVKKFQFGYSFDYSLSKLPSGQSLSHEISLAYPLHSYDENPKKPKKKKTKVICPLPTI; this comes from the coding sequence GTGCTTAAGATTTTACTCTCCTTACTGTGTTATTTTCAGAAGGTAGAAGTATGTGCACAAGATGTACAATTAACGCAGGCAAATGCCTCCCCATTATACTTAAATCCTGCACTTACAGGGTCTAATTATGATATGCGTGCTGCTGTATCGTACAGAAATCAGTGGGTAGGGCTTCCAGCTAATTTTCAAACTTATCTAGCATCATTCGATTACTTTCACGAAAAGTCTCGAATGTCTGTAGGTAGTTTAATTATTCAAGATCAAAGATTTGATTCTGGAAATAAACGACTTACAGAATTAAGTCTTATTTCATCGGCTTCATATCTTTTAGAAATTAATAAAGACCTTCATTTAAGTGTAGGTCTGCAAGTCGGTGTTATTCAGGGCTCACTAGATTTTTATGGATTTATCTTCAGTGATCAATTAGATGACAAAGGTATTACTGGCCCTTCATTAGAAAACTTACCAAGTACAAATGTTTTTAATCCTGATGTCAATGCCGGTATATTACTTTTTAACAAACAATACTGGTTTGGCTTTTCAGCTTATCACTTAACTACACCTAACATATCGTTTTTAAGCGAAGGAGGAATCACCAAGCCTATAAGATATAATCTTAATGCAGGCTATGTCATCCCATTGAAATATAATAAACGTTATGGCGTGCCCAATCTCAAAAACTATAATGTAACTGTTACAGGACTTTACCAAAGAGAAGGTAATGCTCAACAATTTACGATAGGAGGGTATTATACGAATATGCCTATCATCGTAGGTTTTTGGTATAGAGGTATGCCTTTCTTAAAAAATGCAAGTGATTATGAACAGATAAATCATGATGCAGTTGCATTTCTTTTTGGTTTAAGAGTTAAAAAATTTCAATTCGGATATAGTTTCGATTACTCCTTATCAAAACTCCCTTCTGGGCAGTCGCTCTCCCATGAGATTTCTTTGGCATACCCTCTTCATTCGTATGATGAGAATCCGAAAAAGCCGAAGAAAAAGAAAACCAAAGTTATTTGTCCGTTACCAACTATCTAA
- the alaS gene encoding alanine--tRNA ligase, producing MDAKTIRKTFLEFFKSKGHEIVPSAPLVVKNDPTLMFTNAGMNQFKDYFLGNKTAEAPRVADTQKCLRVSGKHNDLEEVGIDTYHHTMFEMLGNWSFGDYFKKDAIDWAWELLTEVYKLPKDRLYVTVFEGDAGDGLEMDQEAADFWKVHIDEDRIIPASKKDNFWEMGDQGPCGPCSEIHIDLRSDEERAKVSGKSLVNEDDPLVVEIWNLVFMQFNRKADGSLETLPAQHVDTGMGFERLAMAIQGKESNYDTDVFQPMIQDLAKKSGKTYGTDEKTDIAIRVISDHIRAITFAIADGQLPSNNKAGYVIRRILRRAVRYGYTFLGFEKAFMYELVDILSDQFDEIFPEVVNQKEFIKKVVRQEEENFLRTLDNGLKIIEKFMADNAATKEIKGAEAFSLSDTYGFPLDLTELIARENGYGVDIEGYNKAMQEQKERARAASASDKGDWITVNEDDVQFIGYDNLTSDAKILRYREVSEKKKTYFQLVLDNTPFYPEGGGQVGDTGLIFSGEEKIPVKNTVKENDLIIHIVDKLPSDLEKEVKCEVNAKKRTLSMANHSATHLMHAALKEVLGDHVAQKGSLVNDKLLRFDFSHFAKMTDEEIRKVEQIVNEKIRENIVLDERRNMPIEDAKAMGATALFGEKYGDFVRVICFDPEYSIELCGGTHVQSTGNIGLFKITAETAVAAGVRRIEAITSVAAEQYVDEQEKLLASVKELLKNPKDLTKAIADLMDERTKLSKEVETLRNKELQALKDNLVGQVDAKDGVNVLIAKIAVPNAQGLKQLAFDLKAKVDNLFFVAAAEVDGKPQVAVMISDNLVEEKGLNAGQIVRELAKEIKGGGGGQPFFATAGGKDITGLDAVVAKAQEII from the coding sequence ATGGATGCAAAAACGATAAGAAAGACTTTTCTTGAGTTTTTTAAGAGCAAAGGACACGAGATCGTTCCTTCTGCACCCTTGGTAGTTAAAAACGACCCTACGTTGATGTTCACAAACGCAGGGATGAACCAATTCAAAGATTATTTCCTAGGAAATAAGACCGCGGAAGCCCCAAGAGTGGCCGATACGCAAAAATGTTTGAGGGTTTCTGGTAAACACAATGATTTGGAAGAGGTGGGTATCGATACATACCACCATACAATGTTCGAAATGCTAGGAAACTGGTCTTTCGGAGATTATTTCAAAAAAGATGCAATTGATTGGGCTTGGGAACTTCTTACCGAAGTTTATAAACTTCCTAAAGATCGTTTGTATGTTACAGTCTTTGAAGGAGATGCTGGTGATGGTCTAGAAATGGATCAAGAAGCGGCTGATTTCTGGAAAGTACATATCGATGAAGATAGAATTATCCCTGCCTCTAAAAAAGATAACTTCTGGGAAATGGGAGATCAAGGACCATGTGGTCCATGTTCTGAGATTCACATTGACCTTCGTAGCGATGAGGAAAGAGCTAAAGTATCGGGTAAATCTCTAGTAAATGAGGATGATCCTCTAGTAGTAGAGATTTGGAACTTGGTATTTATGCAATTTAACCGTAAGGCTGATGGTTCGTTGGAAACTCTTCCTGCACAACACGTGGATACAGGAATGGGCTTTGAGCGTTTGGCTATGGCTATCCAAGGAAAAGAGTCGAACTATGATACGGACGTTTTCCAACCAATGATCCAAGACTTGGCGAAAAAGTCGGGTAAAACTTATGGAACTGATGAGAAAACAGATATTGCTATTCGTGTAATTTCTGATCACATCAGAGCGATTACATTTGCGATTGCAGATGGACAGCTTCCTTCAAACAATAAAGCAGGATATGTAATCCGTCGTATTTTGCGTCGTGCAGTTCGTTACGGATATACGTTCCTAGGTTTTGAGAAAGCTTTCATGTATGAATTGGTAGATATTCTTTCTGATCAATTTGATGAAATCTTCCCTGAGGTAGTTAACCAAAAAGAATTTATCAAGAAAGTAGTTCGCCAAGAGGAAGAGAACTTCTTAAGAACTTTGGACAACGGTCTGAAGATCATCGAGAAATTCATGGCGGATAATGCAGCTACAAAAGAAATAAAAGGAGCAGAGGCATTCTCGCTTTCTGATACTTATGGTTTTCCTCTTGATCTTACTGAATTGATCGCTCGTGAAAATGGCTATGGTGTAGACATTGAAGGCTACAACAAAGCTATGCAAGAGCAAAAAGAGCGTGCAAGAGCCGCTTCAGCTTCTGACAAAGGAGACTGGATCACAGTAAACGAAGATGACGTTCAGTTTATCGGTTATGATAACCTAACTTCAGACGCTAAAATTCTTCGTTACCGTGAAGTAAGTGAGAAGAAGAAAACCTATTTCCAATTGGTATTGGACAATACTCCTTTCTATCCAGAAGGTGGTGGTCAAGTAGGTGATACAGGTTTGATTTTCTCTGGTGAGGAGAAAATTCCTGTTAAGAATACAGTGAAAGAGAATGACTTGATCATTCATATTGTAGACAAATTACCTTCTGACTTAGAGAAAGAAGTAAAATGTGAAGTGAATGCTAAAAAACGTACGTTGAGTATGGCAAATCACTCGGCAACTCACTTGATGCACGCTGCTTTGAAAGAAGTATTGGGTGATCACGTAGCTCAGAAAGGTTCTTTGGTAAATGATAAATTGCTTCGTTTTGACTTCTCTCATTTTGCAAAAATGACAGATGAGGAGATCAGAAAAGTAGAGCAAATTGTAAACGAAAAAATCCGTGAGAACATCGTTTTAGATGAGCGTAGAAATATGCCAATCGAAGATGCGAAAGCAATGGGAGCTACAGCATTGTTCGGTGAGAAATACGGTGATTTCGTTCGTGTGATCTGTTTCGACCCTGAATATTCTATTGAACTTTGTGGTGGTACACACGTACAATCGACTGGTAACATTGGTCTATTCAAAATTACTGCTGAAACAGCAGTAGCAGCAGGTGTAAGACGTATCGAGGCGATCACTTCTGTAGCGGCTGAACAATACGTTGACGAGCAAGAGAAGCTTCTTGCAAGTGTAAAAGAGCTATTGAAAAATCCTAAGGATTTGACAAAGGCAATCGCTGACTTGATGGACGAGCGTACAAAACTTTCAAAAGAAGTTGAAACGCTTCGTAACAAAGAACTTCAAGCTTTGAAAGACAATCTTGTTGGACAAGTAGATGCAAAAGACGGTGTAAATGTATTGATTGCTAAAATTGCTGTTCCAAATGCACAAGGTTTAAAACAATTAGCATTCGACTTGAAAGCTAAAGTTGACAACTTGTTCTTTGTAGCTGCTGCAGAAGTTGATGGTAAGCCTCAAGTTGCCGTAATGATTTCTGATAACCTTGTAGAAGAAAAAGGTTTGAATGCTGGACAGATCGTACGAGAGCTAGCAAAAGAGATCAAAGGTGGCGGAGGTGGCCAACCTTTCTTCGCAACTGCGGGAGGTAAAGACATCACAGGATTGGATGCTGTTGTAGCAAAAGCACAAGAGATTATCTAG
- a CDS encoding riboflavin synthase has translation MFTGIIETLGEVVNITKDQENIIFRIKSEITPELKIDQSVAHNGVCLTVTKVEGDEHEVVAIQETLDKTNLGALEAGHKINIERCTAANGRFDGHIVQGHVDQTATCIAIDDEQGSWRFTFEYDPTVGNFTVQKGSITVNGVSLTVAGEDEGKFSVAIIPYTFEHTTFHQIKVGDKINLEFDIIGKYVQKLFERTK, from the coding sequence ATGTTTACAGGGATTATTGAAACATTGGGTGAAGTCGTAAATATTACGAAAGATCAAGAAAATATTATCTTCCGTATCAAATCGGAAATCACTCCAGAGCTTAAAATTGATCAGAGTGTAGCGCATAACGGTGTTTGTCTGACAGTTACAAAAGTAGAAGGAGATGAACATGAGGTAGTAGCTATCCAAGAAACCTTAGATAAAACAAATTTGGGTGCTCTTGAGGCAGGTCACAAAATCAATATTGAACGTTGTACAGCAGCAAATGGGCGTTTTGATGGACATATTGTTCAAGGGCACGTAGATCAAACTGCTACATGTATTGCTATTGATGATGAACAAGGAAGTTGGAGATTTACTTTTGAGTATGATCCTACAGTAGGTAATTTCACGGTTCAAAAAGGTTCGATTACCGTAAATGGCGTAAGTTTGACTGTGGCAGGAGAAGATGAAGGAAAATTCTCGGTAGCAATTATTCCTTATACTTTTGAGCATACTACTTTCCACCAAATCAAAGTAGGAGATAAGATCAACTTGGAGTTTGATATAATCGGAAAATACGTTCAGAAATTGTTTGAAAGAACAAAATAG
- a CDS encoding class I SAM-dependent methyltransferase — protein sequence MSEELRKKLGIDESKPVDWFEKLYSESSEEGEGVPWANMDTHPLFKSWISENPISGIGKTALVVGCGMGDDAIELENAGFEVTAFDVSQTAIDFCKKRFPNSSVNFVQADLLEGVSEWHHKFDFVLEIFTIQALPPKYEDTLIQNVSDFVAKEGQLLVITEVQEEKRAYENGPPWLLNSDYIQSFEKRGLKQIFNSSNTEAEIGDEIHLTIFQR from the coding sequence ATGAGCGAAGAACTAAGAAAAAAATTAGGGATAGACGAAAGTAAACCTGTTGATTGGTTTGAAAAACTCTATTCAGAATCTAGTGAAGAAGGAGAGGGTGTGCCTTGGGCAAATATGGATACTCATCCTTTGTTCAAAAGTTGGATTTCTGAAAATCCAATTTCTGGTATAGGAAAAACAGCTTTAGTTGTAGGTTGTGGAATGGGAGATGATGCCATAGAACTCGAAAATGCAGGTTTTGAAGTTACTGCATTTGATGTTTCTCAGACTGCGATAGATTTCTGTAAGAAGAGATTTCCAAATTCAAGTGTGAATTTTGTACAAGCAGATTTATTGGAAGGAGTTTCTGAGTGGCATCACAAATTTGATTTTGTATTAGAGATATTTACCATCCAAGCACTTCCGCCAAAATATGAAGATACATTGATTCAAAATGTTTCTGATTTTGTGGCAAAAGAGGGACAACTGCTTGTGATTACTGAGGTTCAAGAAGAGAAAAGAGCTTATGAAAATGGACCTCCTTGGCTTTTAAATTCGGATTATATTCAATCATTTGAAAAACGAGGCTTAAAGCAAATCTTTAACTCAAGTAATACAGAGGCTGAAATTGGTGATGAAATTCATTTAACTATATTTCAGAGATAA